In the genome of Halapricum salinum, one region contains:
- the radB gene encoding DNA repair and recombination protein RadB, with the protein MTEPISTGCSPIDELLGGGLPRSAVTQIYGQPAAGKTNLALGAAIEVAAAGDSALLIDTEGISPDRMEQLASARGDVDEIASNIIISEATTFEEQEQAVKDAADLASQVEVIVLDSATGFYRLERDDQDGGEALRDVARQLTHLLGQARKHDIGVAFTNQVYTDPDSDGTRALGGHTLNHWSAVILRLDRFRGGNRRATLEKHQSKAAGDTARFQITGDGLEGVEQV; encoded by the coding sequence GTGACAGAGCCGATTTCGACAGGCTGTTCGCCGATCGACGAGCTACTGGGTGGGGGGCTCCCACGGAGCGCCGTCACCCAGATATACGGCCAGCCAGCCGCCGGCAAGACCAACCTCGCGCTCGGAGCCGCCATCGAAGTCGCCGCCGCGGGCGACTCTGCCCTGTTGATCGACACTGAAGGAATCTCGCCCGACCGGATGGAGCAACTCGCCAGCGCCCGCGGCGACGTCGACGAGATCGCTTCGAACATCATCATCTCCGAGGCGACGACCTTCGAAGAGCAGGAGCAGGCCGTCAAGGACGCCGCCGACCTCGCGAGTCAGGTCGAGGTGATCGTCCTCGACAGTGCGACGGGCTTCTATCGACTCGAACGTGACGACCAGGACGGTGGCGAGGCCCTGCGGGACGTGGCCCGCCAGCTCACCCACCTGCTCGGTCAGGCCCGCAAACACGACATCGGCGTCGCGTTCACCAATCAGGTCTACACCGATCCCGACAGCGACGGAACACGGGCGCTGGGCGGGCACACCCTGAATCACTGGTCGGCCGTCATCCTGCGGCTCGATCGCTTCCGCGGCGGGAACCGGCGGGCGACGCTGGAAAAACATCAGTCGAAGGCCGCCGGCGACACCGCGCGCTTCCAGATCACCGGCGACGGTCTCGAGGGCGTCGAACAGGTCTGA
- the pstB gene encoding phosphate ABC transporter ATP-binding protein PstB, giving the protein MTEMNIDTATEESQTTDTDQTAETATVTTSGESVEETRDAWTDYRVAGTPIMSAEDLNVYYGDDHALKDISMEIPEKSVTALIGPSGCGKSTYLRCLNRMNDRIKAARVEGSVEFDGQNIYQPGTNLVELRKRVGMVFQEPNPFPKSIRDNIAYGPRKHGEINRGLVARMLGRDEKDKEDELVERCLRQAALWDEVKDRLDDNALGLSGGQQQRLCIARALATDPEVLLMDEPASALDPIATSKIEDLIEELAEDYTVVVVTHNMQQAARISDQTAVFLTGGELVEYDDTEKIFENPESQRVEDYITGKFG; this is encoded by the coding sequence ATGACAGAGATGAACATCGACACCGCGACCGAGGAATCGCAGACGACCGACACCGACCAGACGGCAGAGACCGCGACGGTCACCACCAGCGGCGAGAGCGTCGAGGAGACCCGCGACGCCTGGACGGACTACCGCGTCGCCGGCACGCCCATCATGTCCGCCGAGGACCTGAACGTCTATTACGGCGACGACCACGCGCTCAAGGACATCTCGATGGAGATTCCCGAGAAGAGCGTCACCGCACTCATCGGCCCCTCGGGCTGTGGGAAGTCGACGTACCTGCGGTGTCTGAACCGGATGAACGACCGGATCAAGGCCGCTCGTGTCGAAGGCTCGGTCGAGTTCGACGGCCAGAATATCTACCAGCCCGGCACGAACCTGGTCGAACTCCGCAAGCGCGTCGGGATGGTCTTTCAGGAGCCCAACCCCTTCCCGAAGTCGATCCGGGACAACATCGCCTACGGCCCGCGCAAGCACGGCGAGATCAACCGCGGGCTCGTCGCCCGGATGCTCGGTCGCGACGAGAAGGACAAAGAAGACGAACTCGTCGAGCGCTGTCTCCGGCAAGCGGCCCTCTGGGACGAAGTCAAAGACCGGCTGGACGACAACGCGCTGGGCCTCTCGGGTGGCCAACAACAGCGGCTCTGTATCGCTCGCGCGCTGGCGACCGATCCCGAAGTTTTGCTGATGGACGAGCCCGCCAGTGCGCTCGACCCCATCGCGACCTCGAAGATCGAGGACCTCATCGAGGAACTGGCCGAGGACTACACGGTCGTCGTCGTCACCCACAACATGCAGCAGGCCGCCCGCATTTCCGATCAGACCGCCGTCTTCCTCACCGGCGGCGAGCTGGTCGAGTACGACGACACCGAGAAGATCTTCGAGAACCCCGAGAGCCAGCGTGTCGAGGACTACATCACCGGGAAGTTCGGGTAA
- a CDS encoding class I SAM-dependent methyltransferase yields the protein MDDTAEVPDEGDAYGKAIRDYYEDEEGFEIVERDDGFIAPSGGPEMYFSEYEEWGDHLHAGLDHLRGRVLDVGCGAGRHALYAQGQGHDMVGIDVSAGAVEVSRERGVENVRACDVADVGEAFDSDTFETVLMLGNNFGLVGTADTAPEVLDALATVTTEDARIIAESRDIYENIDEYHRSYHEYNRERGLLPGALRIRTRYKTHSTEWFDYLLVSPAEMDDVLAGTAWTRTETYRGEGGQYVAVLEKER from the coding sequence ATGGACGACACTGCCGAGGTTCCAGACGAAGGCGACGCCTACGGCAAAGCGATACGGGACTACTACGAGGACGAGGAGGGCTTCGAGATCGTCGAGCGCGACGACGGATTCATCGCGCCCTCGGGCGGGCCGGAGATGTACTTCAGCGAGTACGAGGAGTGGGGAGATCACCTGCACGCTGGCCTCGACCACCTCCGGGGCCGCGTCCTCGACGTCGGCTGTGGCGCTGGCCGACACGCGCTGTATGCCCAGGGACAGGGCCACGACATGGTCGGGATCGACGTCTCGGCCGGTGCGGTCGAAGTGAGCCGCGAGCGCGGCGTCGAGAATGTTCGGGCGTGTGATGTGGCCGACGTGGGCGAGGCGTTCGATTCGGACACCTTCGAGACGGTGCTCATGCTGGGTAACAACTTCGGGCTGGTCGGCACGGCCGACACAGCTCCGGAGGTGCTCGACGCGCTGGCGACGGTCACGACCGAGGACGCCCGGATTATCGCCGAGAGTCGCGACATCTACGAGAATATCGACGAGTACCACCGGAGCTACCACGAGTATAACCGCGAGCGCGGCCTGCTCCCCGGTGCGCTCCGGATCCGGACGCGGTACAAGACCCACAGCACGGAGTGGTTCGACTACCTGCTGGTCTCGCCCGCGGAGATGGACGACGTGCTGGCGGGGACGGCGTGGACCCGGACCGAAACCTATCGCGGAGAAGGCGGGCAGTACGTGGCGGTGCTGGAGAAAGAGCGGTAG
- a CDS encoding phosphate signaling complex PhoU family protein, with protein METRKVQVTGGSTYTVSLPKDWATANDVSAGSIVEFHSEEDLLLLSPKDEQERTEGTLDITGLDEEHELTRAVMTMYVSGFDIITLESSRITATQRRTIRNATQGLVGLEVIEETSDRVVLQDLLDSSELSVHNAITRMRLVSLTMLADAVKALVEDDDDLAQDVIERDDDVDRLWYMVSRVFRTVLRNPTAANDIGFPRETVFDYQSAARQLERIADHSTKIARIALEVEGSSDVEGEALIGLQEAAVGVPELAMDALLEDDSEKATQMANEARAMIREIDAQAREVDNEIRELDDPQRAQRLGLVVDSLSRTADYGSNIAESALQKAAPRPN; from the coding sequence ATGGAGACACGGAAGGTCCAGGTCACGGGCGGCTCGACGTATACTGTTTCGCTGCCGAAAGACTGGGCGACCGCAAACGACGTCAGCGCGGGCTCGATCGTCGAATTCCACTCCGAAGAGGACCTCCTGTTGCTCTCGCCGAAAGACGAACAGGAGCGCACGGAGGGGACACTCGATATTACTGGACTGGACGAGGAACACGAACTCACGCGCGCGGTGATGACGATGTACGTCAGCGGCTTCGACATCATCACGCTCGAATCCAGTCGGATCACCGCCACACAGCGGCGCACGATTCGCAACGCGACCCAGGGACTCGTCGGGCTGGAAGTCATCGAGGAGACCAGCGACCGCGTCGTCCTGCAGGACCTGCTGGATTCGTCGGAGCTGTCGGTCCACAACGCCATCACGCGGATGCGACTGGTGTCGCTGACGATGCTGGCCGACGCCGTCAAGGCACTGGTCGAGGACGACGACGACCTCGCCCAGGACGTCATCGAGCGCGACGACGACGTCGACCGCCTCTGGTACATGGTCTCGCGCGTGTTCCGCACCGTCCTCCGGAATCCGACCGCCGCCAACGACATCGGCTTCCCGCGAGAGACGGTCTTCGACTACCAGTCCGCAGCACGACAGCTCGAACGGATCGCCGATCACTCGACGAAGATCGCCCGGATCGCCCTCGAAGTCGAGGGCAGCAGCGACGTCGAGGGTGAGGCCCTGATCGGGCTGCAGGAGGCCGCCGTCGGCGTCCCGGAACTGGCGATGGACGCGCTGCTGGAGGACGACTCCGAGAAGGCCACGCAGATGGCCAACGAGGCCCGGGCGATGATCCGTGAGATCGACGCCCAGGCCCGCGAGGTCGACAACGAGATCCGCGAACTCGACGACCCCCAGCGCGCCCAGCGACTCGGGCTCGTTGTCGACTCGCTCTCGCGAACCGCGGACTACGGGAGCAACATCGCCGAAAGCGCCCTCCAGAAGGCCGCGCCGCGACCGAACTAG
- a CDS encoding PstS family phosphate ABC transporter substrate-binding protein, whose product MSEETGGVSRRAFLLGSAVVGTAGLAGCASQRAIQPGRAAGGNGSSNVSALTADGSSTVYPIANTAAQRWNGNPPATDTEYWPHGEFGIDTTQNLADYYASTYGFEPTETRSTPPFRANIALSHSGTGVNAVREQRVDIGNSSAPVADELPDASEATLDSFVNHVVGVDGQPIVVSEELYEAGVTGVTAEQLRQIYRKEITNWSEIGGPDKNIRVIGRAEESGTDTAFRANLYGDPDAPISPDVRKGQNQQVAQLVEQSDNSIAYLALAFVNQNGPVRPISLEVDGTVYELGKNLGAKEYPLSRDLHMYTWEGTSRKEAAFLDLILSDFGQEVCVAGNNYFKLPADRLENQRSKLPEP is encoded by the coding sequence ATGAGCGAAGAGACGGGAGGTGTATCGCGGCGTGCGTTCCTTCTCGGTTCCGCAGTAGTCGGCACAGCGGGGCTCGCAGGGTGTGCGAGTCAGCGAGCGATCCAGCCTGGTCGCGCTGCCGGCGGCAACGGATCCAGCAACGTGTCGGCGTTGACCGCCGACGGCTCGTCGACGGTGTATCCGATCGCCAACACCGCCGCCCAGCGCTGGAACGGGAACCCACCTGCGACGGACACCGAATACTGGCCGCACGGGGAGTTCGGTATCGACACGACCCAGAACCTCGCGGACTATTATGCGTCGACGTACGGGTTCGAACCGACCGAGACGCGGTCGACGCCTCCCTTCCGGGCGAACATCGCACTCAGCCACTCCGGGACCGGCGTCAACGCTGTCAGGGAACAGCGTGTGGACATCGGCAACTCCAGCGCGCCCGTCGCCGACGAACTCCCGGACGCCAGCGAGGCGACGCTGGACAGCTTCGTCAACCACGTCGTCGGCGTCGACGGCCAGCCGATCGTCGTCAGCGAGGAACTCTACGAGGCGGGCGTCACGGGCGTCACCGCCGAACAGCTCCGCCAGATCTACCGCAAGGAGATCACCAACTGGTCGGAAATCGGCGGTCCGGACAAGAACATTCGTGTGATCGGCCGCGCCGAGGAGTCCGGGACCGACACCGCGTTCCGGGCGAACCTCTACGGCGACCCCGACGCGCCGATCAGCCCCGACGTCCGCAAGGGGCAGAACCAGCAGGTCGCCCAGCTGGTCGAACAATCGGACAACTCCATCGCCTACCTCGCGCTGGCGTTCGTCAACCAGAACGGGCCCGTCCGACCGATCTCCCTGGAGGTCGACGGGACGGTCTACGAACTCGGGAAGAACCTCGGGGCCAAGGAGTACCCCCTCAGCCGCGACCTCCACATGTACACCTGGGAGGGCACCTCCCGCAAAGAGGCCGCCTTCCTGGATCTGATCCTTTCGGACTTCGGTCAGGAGGTCTGTGTCGCGGGGAACAACTACTTCAAACTCCCAGCTGATCGCCTCGAAAATCAGCGCTCGAAGCTCCCCGAACCCTGA
- the ppk1 gene encoding polyphosphate kinase 1 has translation MPGIPDAAVSDPLEHDPTTLALDDPDLYLNRELSELAFQQRVLHEALDDRNPPLERVRFLALFTKNMDEFFMKRVGGLEQQVDAGVTTPTVDGRTPAEQLREVLDRSRPMFERQAACYRETIRPALAEAGIEIVDYDDLGSATQEELRLYFEQDVLPTLTPLAVDPAHPFPFISNLSLSLAVLTRRDDAEEPTFTRVKIPQNRPRLIEVDDQRFVLLEEVIRANLDLLFPQVEIVDTTLFRITRNAEVRRNEEVAEDLIDVIEDVIEQRRFATVVRLEVEADAPDRIVDTLASQLDLDDREIYTVDGPLDFRDFMELTDLDRPALKLDPWTPQPHPRLQGDEHGYDHEFDLAQSHDDIFSEIRSDDVLLHHPYHSFDRTVQRFLDEAANDPDVLAIKAAIYRTASDSQVIQTLIDAAENGKQVAVMVELKARFDEQNNLEWVRRLEEHGIHVAYGTIGLKTHTKTALVVRQESDGVQLYSHVATGNYHSETAKGYVDLGLLTADRDIGQDLVKVFNFFTGPSLDDQFRKLLIAPVTMRESFTEYIRREADLARNGDAGRIVAKVNGLEDPEIVRELYEAGQAGVEIDLIVRDICRLRPGIEGLSDSIRVHSVVGRFLEHSRIFYFENGGDPEYYIGSADWMTRNLDYRVEAVAPVEDVTLREQLRFVLEVMLTDNVKRWEMQPDGTYEQCTPGPDEQPRNTQEILMAAARQAAERREVNHGVFEPYPITGDLLVEPADEDRNLPAALREHRDVWYRPDSRQYAFAVRTPDGERAYRETAAGAASVIERYYE, from the coding sequence ATGCCAGGGATTCCCGACGCCGCCGTGTCCGATCCACTGGAGCACGATCCGACGACGCTCGCGCTGGACGATCCGGACCTGTATCTCAACCGTGAGCTGAGCGAACTGGCCTTCCAGCAGCGGGTGCTCCACGAGGCGCTCGACGACCGGAACCCACCCTTGGAGCGCGTCCGATTTCTGGCACTCTTTACGAAGAACATGGACGAGTTCTTCATGAAGCGTGTCGGCGGGCTCGAACAACAGGTCGATGCCGGTGTGACGACCCCGACGGTCGACGGGCGGACACCTGCCGAGCAACTCCGGGAGGTCCTCGACCGTTCCCGCCCGATGTTCGAGCGGCAGGCGGCCTGCTACCGCGAGACGATCCGGCCTGCGCTTGCCGAGGCGGGGATCGAGATCGTCGACTACGACGACCTCGGCAGCGCGACCCAGGAGGAACTGCGGCTGTACTTCGAGCAGGACGTCCTGCCGACGTTGACGCCGCTCGCGGTCGATCCGGCACACCCGTTCCCGTTCATCTCGAATCTGAGCCTCTCGCTGGCGGTGTTGACCCGCCGTGACGACGCCGAGGAGCCGACGTTCACGCGCGTGAAGATCCCGCAGAATCGCCCTCGGCTGATCGAGGTCGACGATCAGCGGTTCGTTCTGCTCGAAGAGGTGATCCGGGCGAACCTGGATCTGCTCTTCCCGCAGGTCGAGATCGTCGACACCACGTTGTTCCGGATCACGCGCAACGCCGAGGTCAGGCGCAACGAGGAGGTCGCCGAGGACCTCATCGACGTGATCGAGGACGTCATCGAACAGCGTCGGTTCGCGACGGTCGTCCGTCTGGAGGTCGAGGCCGACGCGCCGGACCGAATCGTGGATACACTGGCGTCCCAACTCGATCTCGACGATCGCGAGATCTACACTGTCGACGGGCCGCTGGATTTCCGGGATTTCATGGAGTTGACCGACCTCGATCGGCCGGCACTCAAACTCGACCCGTGGACGCCTCAGCCTCATCCCCGGCTGCAGGGTGACGAACACGGCTACGACCACGAGTTCGACCTCGCCCAGAGCCACGACGACATCTTCAGCGAGATCCGCAGCGACGACGTCCTCTTGCACCACCCATACCACTCCTTCGACCGGACGGTCCAGCGATTCCTCGACGAGGCCGCCAACGACCCCGACGTCCTGGCGATCAAAGCCGCGATCTACCGGACTGCCAGCGACTCCCAGGTCATCCAGACGCTGATCGACGCCGCCGAGAACGGCAAGCAGGTCGCGGTGATGGTCGAACTCAAGGCCCGCTTCGACGAGCAGAACAACCTCGAATGGGTCCGCCGTCTCGAAGAACACGGAATCCACGTCGCCTACGGAACGATCGGCCTGAAGACTCACACCAAGACGGCACTGGTCGTCCGCCAGGAATCGGATGGCGTCCAGCTGTACTCCCACGTCGCGACCGGTAACTACCACTCCGAGACTGCCAAAGGCTACGTCGACCTCGGACTGCTCACGGCTGACCGGGACATCGGACAAGACCTGGTCAAGGTGTTCAACTTCTTCACCGGCCCCTCCTTGGACGATCAGTTCCGGAAACTACTGATCGCGCCCGTCACGATGCGTGAGTCGTTCACCGAATACATCCGACGCGAGGCGGATCTGGCGCGCAACGGCGACGCTGGTCGAATCGTCGCGAAGGTCAACGGCCTCGAAGACCCCGAAATCGTCAGGGAACTGTACGAGGCCGGACAGGCTGGCGTCGAGATCGATTTGATCGTCCGGGACATCTGCCGGCTCCGGCCGGGCATCGAGGGACTCAGCGATTCGATTCGAGTTCACAGCGTCGTCGGGCGTTTTCTCGAACACTCACGGATCTTCTACTTCGAGAACGGAGGCGATCCCGAGTACTACATCGGCTCGGCGGACTGGATGACGCGCAACCTCGACTACCGTGTCGAGGCTGTCGCACCAGTCGAGGACGTGACGCTACGCGAGCAGTTGCGATTCGTTCTGGAAGTGATGCTGACGGACAACGTCAAGCGCTGGGAGATGCAGCCAGACGGGACCTACGAGCAGTGTACCCCTGGCCCGGACGAACAACCGCGGAACACACAGGAAATTCTGATGGCGGCCGCTCGTCAGGCAGCCGAGCGGCGGGAGGTCAACCACGGCGTCTTCGAACCCTATCCCATCACCGGCGACCTCCTGGTCGAACCGGCCGACGAGGATCGCAATCTGCCGGCCGCGCTCCGCGAGCATCGCGACGTCTGGTATCGACCGGACAGCCGCCAGTACGCCTTTGCTGTGCGGACGCCTGACGGCGAGCGCGCCTATCGGGAAACTGCGGCGGGGGCCGCAAGCGTGATCGAGCGCTACTACGAGTGA
- the phoU gene encoding phosphate signaling complex protein PhoU, protein MPRESYQAKLDDLREDVLYMSEVVLDRVRQGLEALQSKDEQLAQQIIDGDSEINQLYLDLERDCVDLLALQQPVAGDLRFIAASFKIITDLERIGDLATNLGEYTLEADREMYPEVDIQAIGDAVVEMVEESMDAYAEENIDATFDIAARDDEIDDLCANASDAVVRDLIEREIDDQTSEEEIERLMADVSRLLLTIRDLERIGDHAVNIAARTLYMAENDDELIY, encoded by the coding sequence ATGCCACGAGAATCCTATCAGGCGAAACTCGACGACCTGCGCGAGGACGTCCTCTACATGAGCGAGGTCGTCCTCGACCGCGTCCGCCAGGGACTCGAAGCCCTGCAATCGAAAGACGAACAGCTCGCCCAGCAGATTATCGACGGCGACAGCGAGATCAACCAGCTCTATCTCGACCTCGAACGGGACTGTGTCGACCTGCTGGCCCTCCAGCAGCCAGTCGCCGGCGACCTGCGATTCATCGCCGCCTCGTTCAAGATCATCACCGATCTGGAACGCATCGGCGATCTGGCGACGAACCTCGGCGAGTACACGCTGGAGGCCGACCGCGAGATGTACCCCGAGGTCGACATCCAGGCCATCGGCGACGCCGTCGTCGAGATGGTCGAAGAGTCGATGGACGCCTACGCCGAGGAAAACATCGACGCGACGTTCGACATCGCCGCGCGCGACGACGAGATCGACGACCTCTGTGCGAACGCCTCCGACGCGGTCGTCCGAGACCTCATCGAACGCGAGATCGACGACCAGACCTCCGAGGAAGAGATCGAACGCCTCATGGCCGACGTCTCCCGTCTCCTGCTGACGATCCGGGACCTCGAACGGATCGGCGACCACGCCGTCAATATCGCCGCCCGGACGCTGTATATGGCCGAGAACGACGACGAACTGATCTACTAA
- the pstC gene encoding phosphate ABC transporter permease subunit PstC, translating into MASITELPVLTLRWLKPTVVDETDRLGLALITIQTLVLVATAAAFATQSVWTMPLLLAFLFVSATVWVTRQAAAARTLTFLMTISTVVTLGLIAFFLFAEAIPVFERMGVRILLPLEGEMWDPNTNTFSLVPMIWGTAITTIVAILVAGPLGVAGALFISEIAPEQVREIVKPGVEILAGIPSIVYGFIGFTIINPYVSSELSTGFGALLPIGVVIGFMALPTVVSVAEDAISTVPESMKSGALAMGATDWQTMKSVTVPAAFSGISAAVLLGLGRAIGETMAATVMIAHVKELPQPAYDVFDSGETLTTLIAGNFGPAVGTEYLLSALFAAGVVLFLIVTAISITSQYIEERMKRKLGGEV; encoded by the coding sequence ATGGCATCGATAACAGAACTCCCCGTGCTGACGCTCCGATGGCTCAAACCCACCGTCGTGGACGAAACGGATCGGCTCGGTCTGGCACTCATTACGATCCAGACGCTTGTTCTTGTCGCGACGGCGGCCGCCTTCGCGACCCAGTCGGTCTGGACCATGCCGCTGTTGCTCGCGTTCTTGTTCGTCAGTGCGACCGTGTGGGTGACACGCCAGGCCGCCGCCGCCCGAACGCTCACCTTCTTGATGACGATTTCGACGGTCGTCACGCTCGGTCTGATCGCCTTTTTCCTGTTCGCAGAAGCCATTCCCGTCTTCGAGCGGATGGGCGTTCGCATCCTCCTCCCGCTCGAAGGCGAGATGTGGGATCCCAATACGAACACGTTCTCGCTGGTTCCGATGATCTGGGGGACGGCGATCACGACGATCGTCGCGATTCTGGTCGCCGGCCCACTCGGGGTCGCCGGCGCGCTGTTCATCAGCGAGATCGCACCCGAGCAAGTCCGCGAGATAGTCAAGCCCGGCGTCGAGATTTTGGCCGGGATCCCCTCGATCGTCTACGGGTTCATCGGGTTCACGATCATCAATCCATACGTGAGTTCCGAACTCTCGACGGGCTTCGGCGCACTGCTGCCGATCGGCGTCGTCATCGGCTTCATGGCGCTGCCGACCGTGGTCTCGGTCGCCGAAGACGCCATCTCCACAGTCCCGGAATCGATGAAAAGCGGCGCGCTCGCGATGGGCGCGACCGACTGGCAGACGATGAAGAGCGTCACCGTTCCGGCCGCCTTCTCGGGTATCTCTGCTGCCGTCTTGCTCGGACTCGGCCGGGCGATCGGCGAGACGATGGCGGCGACGGTGATGATCGCCCACGTCAAGGAACTCCCCCAGCCGGCCTACGACGTCTTCGACAGCGGTGAGACGCTGACGACGCTGATCGCAGGCAACTTCGGCCCGGCAGTCGGGACAGAGTACCTCCTCAGCGCACTGTTCGCCGCGGGGGTCGTCCTGTTCCTGATCGTCACCGCGATCAGCATCACGTCCCAGTACATCGAGGAACGGATGAAACGAAAACTCGGAGGTGAGGTATGA